TTGACGCCGTTTCTTCCCTTCTGGTGATCACGTTGGCCTGTGCTTTCTTTTGAGCAATCAATACCTGGTTCATGATCTCCTTCATATCACCAGGCAGTATGATATCCCTCACACCGCAACCTTTTATCCCTACACCCAGATCTTCGGCCTTTGCCTTCAAGGAGCTCATCACATACTCACTAATGGTTTCTTTGCTTTCCAGCAATTCATCCAAGGTCAATGTACCGATAAACTCTCTTAATGCAAATTGCATGAAGACATATAACTGCTTTTGGAAGTCCTTGTTTTCAACAACAGCTTTGGTAACATCAGTTACTTTATACTGAGCATAAAAATTCACTCTCAGCGCAGCCTTATCTTTGGTCAAGATCTCCTGACCGGAAACTTCCAACTGAGATTGTCTCAGGTCTACCCTTGAAACTGCTACTTCTTTGGCATTTTTCCAAAAGTAGTATTCTCCCGGGCCAAGGATTTTCTCAGCCTTGTTGTCAACGAAAAGTACTGCATTTTCAAAAGTTTCGACTTTGCAAACCCTGACAAATGGCACGAGCTCTTTTCGCTTGATTGCCAGCAAATCTATAGTCTCTGTAATTTCGATTTTACTCAAATCGGCCTTTACGAATGAATACTCCACCACACCCTTCCAAAAGGCATATTTACCAGGTGTCAAAACTCCTTTAAAATTCATATCCTCGTACTGCAAGGCTATTTCATTATCCTTAACTTCCACTATTTGCAAGTGTTTGGCCAATGCCTCATCCCTCAAAAGCAAGTTAAGCTCGATGGCAGGATAGAACGGCCTGGACATATCATACTGCACCACAGTTTCAAATGGGTATAGCCAGTAATTACCTTCTGTAATTACTCTTTTGTAATCATCATTTCTGAAGACTAATCCAATTTTACCAGTGTTAATTCTGATCCTTTTCATCATTTTATATATTTAGTTATTCATAATTCAAAACAAAAAGCATTCAAAGCCAGGTCATTCTTCCTATGTGGAATCATCATTAAGTCTGAACGGAACCTCATGGTTTTCTTCAAGAGAACACTCTTTCTGATCAGACCAAAAAAGGACTTCACATACTTAAGGTCAACTTCAAGAAAAGCAGTGGACCCACATCAAACGGTATCCTCATGATTTCGAAACATCATCAGAACTGCGCCATGGTGTCGAAGCCATCATTTTGCCGGCCTGACTTCTCCTGCTTTTTTAATAGAACCATTTTTAGAAGTTGGTATCTTCGAAACGGAACCTAAATCCGGTGTGTTAACCATTACACTATCTCAAAAGGATTGAGAGTGGGATTCGAACCCACATCACAAAGGGCTTGTACTCTACCAACTGAGTTATTCCGGCATTACCCGGAAGAGGGATTCGAACCCTCGACATCAAGCGTGCGAAAAACAACATCAGGAGGAGCAGCATATCCCGATTTTCATCTCAGGACACTATGGAGCCATACAGAAACTCTCATCAGGTCTCTCACCTTCTGTTTTCTTCGTGCTTCCCTTTAGGGGAAGATTTTGTGTCCCTGACAAGCAGGAACAATATTTTAATCATTTAAAGAACTTGCCTCTCTCCCCGGATTCGAACCGGGACTTCCCCATAGGGACTCATCCGGCTATAAATGCGCTTCCCTACTCAACTTCTCCGAGTGGTCTTTCGGTGCTTCTGCAAATTCTGTCCATTTAAGCGCTTGTCCTAAACGGCTTCATCCGGATAATACACGGTTACGTCCATAACTTTTACCGCAGCACTTCCTTTTATGCTAGAGAGAGTTTGTGGAGATGACTGGATTCGAACCTGCTCAGCAATTACGCATTAGATTTATCCCGATCGCTATCGGGACCCGACTCTCCATCCCCTTCTAAATTTCAAAGTCTGAGAAGCAGGATTTGAACCTGCGACCTCCTGCGTCCAAGGCAGGCAAACTACCACCGTTATCCTCCCAGTTTAGAACCCCCGGCCATTTGCCGGGGGGCAGCTCGCACTTGTTCGTAATGTCCTTGTGCGTTATTGATGGTTCAAAGTTGAAGGGGTAGTGCGCAATCTTTTTGCGCAGCAAATATTTTTTTACTTTTTTGTGAAAATATTTGTTGCACCTCATCCCTGCCTCTTCTCCTCAATGAGAAGGGGGAAATTATTCTCCTTGTGGAGAAATTCATATTATGAGGTAGAGACAAAAGAAGTTATAACAGTATCAAAACTCACTCTCCGCTTCGGAGAGGGGATTCTGGCCAATGCTACCCTACAGACCTTTGCAGGGTGAGGTCATACGCACAGAAAGGTAAAGCAGCTCCTTTTATAAAAGAGGTAGAATGACCTCAGAAAAAATTTAGCTGAGGCTATAAAACAAAAGAATAAACTATGCCGGTAAACAGAAATGCACTAGTTCGCTATAAAACCATAGACAATTGCCTTAGAAATAGATACAGGCTATGGACTCTTGAAGATTTGATTGAGGCATGCTCAGATGCCCTGTATGAATATGAGGGCATTGACAAGGGCGTCAGCCGCAGGACGGTGCAAATGGATATTCAAATGATGCGTAGTGACAAACTTGGTTATCACGCACCTATTATTGTAAAGGATAAGAAATATTACACTTACGAAGATCCCGACTACACCATTACAAACATTCCATTGACCGATCAGGATCTTGGTAAGCTTACTGAGGTGGTAGACATCCTGAAGCAGTTTAAGGGTTTTACCCACTTCCAGGAATTGAGCGGTATGGTGCAGAAGCTGGAAGACAAAATACATGTTTCAAAGACTAAGGAGCGGCCTGTTATTGATATTGAGAAGAATGAAAACCTAAAAGGACTGGAGCATATTGATCCTTTGTATCAGGCGATCATCAGCAAAAAATGTATTGAACTGACTTACCAATCATTTAAGGCGCGAACCTCCAATACTTTTGTATTTAATCCGGCTCTGCTGAAAGAGTTCAGGAACCGCTGGTTTGTATTGGGTAAAAAGAAAAGCAAAGACCCCTTCTTACTGTTGGCACTGGATAGAATCGAAGATATCAGGGAATCAGACCAGCCTTGTATCTCCTTTGATGAGGCCAGTATTTCAAATTTCTTTAAAGATGTGGTTGGTGTAAGTGTGAACAATGGTGAAGAGCCTCAAGAGGTGAAACTGTTGATTAATCATTCCAATGCCCCCTATGTATTGACCAAGCCAATTCACCACAGTCAACGGTTGGTTGAGAAGAATGATGAGGGTATTGTTATTTCCCTGCGTGTCCAGCACAATTTTGAGTTGGAAAGGGAGATTCTTGGTTTTGGAGATTACGTAAAGGTACTGGCACCTTCACGCTTAAGATCAAGAATAAAAGAACGGCTTGCACATGCTGTTGATCTGTACAGTACGGAATTAAATAAAAGCAGGATTAAGCATTTTGGCAAAAAGCTGGAAGCCAGAGGCACGGTTACAGTCAATCATGTATACACCCGTAAGGAGATTTCTAAAATGGGTTCGCTCCTGCACCATTACCGATCGGCCAATCCTTCTGATAATCAACAGGTGTATGCCATCAGAGGGCTGCTCGGCAAAATTCCTGAGCTAAGGGTATTTTTACTTAACAGGAATATGAAATACATATTATCAAATATTGACGGCAATCTGTTTCTGACCAAAGCGCTTTTCTTTAACAAACCTGCCCAGTCTAACTGGTATGTCACCTGGCATCAGGACAAAACGATCAATGTACTTGAGAAGAAGAAAACGGAGGGTTTCAATGGCTGGACCAAAAAGGAAGATCATTACGGTGTAGTCCCGCCGGAAGAGATATTGCGCAATACGCTTACTGTTCGTGTACATCTTGATGACACTACAGAGGAAAATGGAGCATTAAAGGTGATGTCAGGGTCGCATAATAAAATCCTTACTGACGCAGAAGTGGATCTCATTACCGGAAATGGTATCGCTTCAACCATCGAAGTGATGTCAGGGGGTATTCAGCTTATGAAGCCCCTGCTACTTCATGCTTCATCCAAAACCACCAATAACAGGAACCGGCGGGTCATCCACCTGGAGTTTAATTCCGTGGAGCTACCGGGTGACCTGAAGTGGGCAGAAAAGGAAATTATTCCGGGATAATCAGGTATTACTGATAACTCTATTTCTTTTCAAACACCAGCCGGGCATGGCCCATGATCTCTCTTTCGAAGCAGACACGATTGGGCCTGACCCTCAAAACAGCCAATTGATGACGAAATTCTTTGTCAGTCAGCAGTTTAGGTACTAAAGAAGCAAACCACATATATTTCTTCCATTGAAACCTGTAAAACCGCCTGGTCCATTCCCTGTTGGTTTTGACATAATCAAGCCGGCCATCACTATAGAAAATGTTCTTAAAATAAGGTTCTGCAACCCTTACGATATGCTCATATCCGTACGGCACCCATGAGTCAGGGTTATGCTTTAAAAGGAGAGCCACCATATAACTGTCAGAGTCTTTCGGCGCATTAATATCTATATCTTCAAAGGGGACCATATTTTTCTCAAACGTCATACTTTGCATATAGAACCGGTCACCTTTTTCCAAAAGGTTAGCCACATGTTTGAAATAGTCCTCATAAACAGCGTCCTGCCGGCCATTCAGGTAGTCCTTAACAGAAGCTACGTGCTCAAAACTACCAAAGGCAGTAACCGCATTAAAAACACCAAAATCCTCTGGCTTGATATACCTGGCGTCTCTTAGAAATACATCAAGGCCATTCTCAAGGCAGGCCTGTACCTGCCCGTCAGACAGATTCACTCCAATGCCCTCCGCACCCGTTTTTTCTTTAAGATACTTGAGCCAGCCACCCCACCCGCATCCCAGGTCGAGCACTCTGCTTCCTCGCTTTATGCGCAACTGATCTATTACAAACTCATATTTCCTGATCTGGGCTTCTTCCAATGACAATGAGTAATCGCCGTTATACATAGCATTGCTGAAATGTGCATTCTCACCAAGGCTTAATCGGATAAACTTATCAATATTGGTATAAGTGAAGTCCATCTCCTTTTTTTTATCCCACATTTGTCCGTCCCTTTCACTTACACTGGAGCCAACCCATTTATTTTTAATACGTGCAGGGCCGGCGCTGAGATTATGTTGGTTTGGGTTCATTATTTTGCTGGTTAGGTGATGATTACAG
This region of Fulvivirga ulvae genomic DNA includes:
- a CDS encoding phytanoyl-CoA dioxygenase family protein; this encodes MPVNRNALVRYKTIDNCLRNRYRLWTLEDLIEACSDALYEYEGIDKGVSRRTVQMDIQMMRSDKLGYHAPIIVKDKKYYTYEDPDYTITNIPLTDQDLGKLTEVVDILKQFKGFTHFQELSGMVQKLEDKIHVSKTKERPVIDIEKNENLKGLEHIDPLYQAIISKKCIELTYQSFKARTSNTFVFNPALLKEFRNRWFVLGKKKSKDPFLLLALDRIEDIRESDQPCISFDEASISNFFKDVVGVSVNNGEEPQEVKLLINHSNAPYVLTKPIHHSQRLVEKNDEGIVISLRVQHNFELEREILGFGDYVKVLAPSRLRSRIKERLAHAVDLYSTELNKSRIKHFGKKLEARGTVTVNHVYTRKEISKMGSLLHHYRSANPSDNQQVYAIRGLLGKIPELRVFLLNRNMKYILSNIDGNLFLTKALFFNKPAQSNWYVTWHQDKTINVLEKKKTEGFNGWTKKEDHYGVVPPEEILRNTLTVRVHLDDTTEENGALKVMSGSHNKILTDAEVDLITGNGIASTIEVMSGGIQLMKPLLLHASSKTTNNRNRRVIHLEFNSVELPGDLKWAEKEIIPG
- a CDS encoding SAM-dependent methyltransferase — translated: MNPNQHNLSAGPARIKNKWVGSSVSERDGQMWDKKKEMDFTYTNIDKFIRLSLGENAHFSNAMYNGDYSLSLEEAQIRKYEFVIDQLRIKRGSRVLDLGCGWGGWLKYLKEKTGAEGIGVNLSDGQVQACLENGLDVFLRDARYIKPEDFGVFNAVTAFGSFEHVASVKDYLNGRQDAVYEDYFKHVANLLEKGDRFYMQSMTFEKNMVPFEDIDINAPKDSDSYMVALLLKHNPDSWVPYGYEHIVRVAEPYFKNIFYSDGRLDYVKTNREWTRRFYRFQWKKYMWFASLVPKLLTDKEFRHQLAVLRVRPNRVCFEREIMGHARLVFEKK
- a CDS encoding slipin family protein; its protein translation is MMKRIRINTGKIGLVFRNDDYKRVITEGNYWLYPFETVVQYDMSRPFYPAIELNLLLRDEALAKHLQIVEVKDNEIALQYEDMNFKGVLTPGKYAFWKGVVEYSFVKADLSKIEITETIDLLAIKRKELVPFVRVCKVETFENAVLFVDNKAEKILGPGEYYFWKNAKEVAVSRVDLRQSQLEVSGQEILTKDKAALRVNFYAQYKVTDVTKAVVENKDFQKQLYVFMQFALREFIGTLTLDELLESKETISEYVMSSLKAKAEDLGVGIKGCGVRDIILPGDMKEIMNQVLIAQKKAQANVITRREETASTRSLLNTAKLMEENEMLFKLKEMEYVEKIAEKIGEITVSGNGQVLDQLRGIFAPGAK